Part of the Xanthomonas sp. SI genome is shown below.
GAACTGGCCCTGCGCGGTGGTCTTGCCGTAGAAATCGCCGTTGAAGTCGAACGCGCTGGGGGTGCGCATATCGATCGCGCCACCGATCGCATCGCCGGGCATGTCCGGCGTCGGCGCCTTGGACACTTGCACCGACTGGATGCCGAACGGGGCCAGCATGTTCAACGAGATCGCACGCGTCGACGAGTCGGTTTCGGGCATGCCGAAGCCGTTGAGGGTGTAGGCGTTGTAGCTGGCGTCCATGCCGCGGATGCTGACGTAAGCGTTCTCGCCGGTGGTGGCCTGGCCCAGGTGCATGTCGCTGTAGGCCGACAACCCCGGCATGTGCGCGAGCACATCGGCGATGCCGGCCGAGGGAATCGCGTCGATCTGCTCCTTGTCCATCACGCTGTTGACGCTGGCGGACAGGCGTTGTTCGTTGATCGAACCGGGCGCGGGCGCCTGGTCGGCCTGCACGTTGACCGAGTCCAGCGTGGTGGGCGTGCGTGGGCTCGCGTCCTCCGCGAACGCGGGTGCGCAGAACGTCAGGGCGATACTGATGGCGTAGGTCAGGCGGCTGATGGAACGGAAGGACGGCATGCAGAGAACTCGCGGTTGGTGAGCTTGGGTACCCTGGCCCCGGCTAAGCGGGCGCAGGCGAATTGCATCGCCCATGCGTTCCATTGCGACAGGTGTGTGGAGGTGGTGCGGTACGAACGGGGCGAGCGACGCCGATTCAATGCGTCAAATCGGTGCCGTCGCAGCGTGCGTTCGGGAATTGCGGATTGCAGCGCGCGGCGGCGTCGCCATCGAAACGCACCACGTAGCCGGAAGCGGCCGCTTCGTGATCGGGAAAATCGGTGCTGAGCAATTGCGCGCCGCTGGCGAGCATGGCGTCGCGGCGCGTGGTGTCGTTGTTTGCCGGCTCTTTCAGGTCCGCATCGGTGCGGGTACGCACCAGATATCCCGCTTTCACCAGGCGCGCGATCTCTTCCGCGCTGCCGTCGTTGCGCTCGGTGAAGGCGGCATCGTCTTCGCCGGGAATGGCATTGGTGAAGCACACGCGGCCGCGCAGCGACGCATGGTCGGGCAAGTAGTGCCGGCCCACCGAATGCTGGTCGAGCAGGAACACGATCTTGCCGCGCGCCTCGTCCAGGGATGGCCAGCCGTGTTCGAGGATCGCGGCATTGAGCGTGGCTGCGCTGCCGCGCACCTGGTCGGGACTCAGGTACTCGCCGCGTCGGAACACCGAGCGGATTTCCGCATCCAGCGCGTCCATCGCCTTGGCATCGAAGGGTTCGGGCTGCACGGTCGGGAACGCCAGCTGCAACGGCGACTCCTCGGTTTCCAGCAGCACGAATATCGGCAGGTGGCGCGGATGCCGCTTGGACCACGCGCGCACTTCCCGCAGGCAGGCGACCAGCGGTTGGCAGGTACTGCGCTGGTCAAGATCCTGCACATGCATGACCTTGAATCCAGGCTTCTCCATCACCCCGGGCGCGGCGTGGGCCGGCGCCGGCGGCAGTCCGGCCTTGGCGATCTGCTCGGCGATCGCCGGATGCGCATAGCGGCCGCCCTTGGCGTCGGCATAGATGTCCAGTTCGATCTGCCTGACGCCGTCGTCGAACTGCTGCGTCAGCGGCGGATGGCGGTAGTCCAGCTTGGCGAACACCGCCGGATTGGTTTGCTTCCACAGTGCCGCTTCGCTGGGCGCAAAACCGGCGTGGTAGCTGTTGTGGCTGCCGATGTACTGCAGTTCGTTGAGCCGCGGCGCGGCATGCAATGCGAGCGGGACGATCGTCAACAGGCCGAGCAGGGCGCACCGGATCAGGTGCAGGCGCGCGGCAGGCGGTAGCGTGGGGCAGGCCGTTTCCAGCGCCGGGGATACAGGTGAACAGGGGCGCATGCGGCAAAGCCGAAGAACGTGGTGCGAGCATCATCGAGGGTCAGCTTGACGCGCATCTTTCCAAACTATTGCTGCATTGCGTCATTCGGTGTGACCGCAACGCGGCAAGCAACAGACTGCGACGGAGATGGCGATGCGGCGACCTCGGCGCTGGCTGGTACGCAGACGCGCCGTGCCGTTTTTCGCCGCACCGCTGCGTCGAGGTTCTCAGGGCGCCCTGGTCTGGCGCAGGGCGTAGGCCAGCAGACGCGCTTCCACGCGCTCGCCGATAACGCGGCAAGCAACAGACTGCGACGGAGATGGCGATGCGGCGACCTCGGCGCTGGCTGGTACGCAGACGCGCCGTGCCGTTTTTCGCCGCACCGCTGCGTCGAGGTTCTCAGGGCGCCCTGGTCTGGCGCAGGGCGTAGGCCAGCAGACGCGCTTCCACGCGCTCGCCGATACTGCGCGGCGCATCCAGCGCCATGCGTTGCAGGCTGGCCGGATCGCCGGGCGTGCGCGACAGCAGCGCGCGCACGATGGTGGCAAGCTTGGTGCCGGTGCCTGCGGTGTTGCGCTTGAGCCAGGCCAGCGCGCGCAGCAGGCGCTGTTCGACCTCGGTGAAATCGCTGCCCAGCGGATAGTCGGGCAGGGTGCCGTCGGCGCGGAACGGGGCCAGCGCGGCGCGCACGCGTTCGGCGCGGTTGCGCTGCCAGTGCGGCCGCGCGATGACATCGGCGCACAGCTTGCCGGCCTGTTTGGCTTCGGCCAGCAGCGCCGGCTGGAACGCCGCATCGGCGATGCCGATCATCCCGACGACGCAGTCTTCGTCGGTCATGCCGCGCAGGTCGGCGATGCCGTATTCGTTGAGATAGATGTCGCGCAGGTGGCGCGGGATCGTGGTGTGGCCGTAGTTCCAGCGCACGTTGGAGTGCAGCGCGGGCGCCTCGCCGCGGACGGCGCGGAACATCAGCACGCTGCGCGCGTCGTCCAGCGCGTGCGCCATCGCCACGAAGTTGTATTGGCCGCCGACCCCGGACACCACGCGGCCGTCGTCCAGCGCATCGGACACCGCCGCGCCCAGCACGGTGGCCATCATGCACGAGTTGAAGAAGCGCGCCTCGCGGCGTTGCAGGCGGCGCAGGCGCTCGTCGCCATACAGCTGGTTGATCGCGCTGATGCGGTGCATGCCGATGCCGGCGCGCGCCTGCGGCGCCATCTCGCGCAGCCAGGCGTAGAACTCGGGCGAGCCGAGATAGAACGCACCCTGCAGGTATTCGCCGTCGCGCTGCAGTCGCGCCTGGTCGCCGGCATCGGCGCTGCCATCGGCCACGCGCTGCATCAGCTCCGCGTCGTCGAGTACCTTGCGCTGGATCACGCCGCACTGGACCAACTGGCGGAAGCCTTCGTTGAGCATCTCGCTGCAGCCGAACAGGCCGATCGAGAACGGCGCGAGTCCGCCGCATTCCTGGACCGCGGGATGCGTTTGCAGTTCCGGATCCAGCGCCGCCAGCACCTGCCGGTAGCGCGCGTTGTCGGTGTGCCGCAGCACCAGCGCGTGGCACAGCGCATCGGCCAGGGTGCCGATGCCGATCTGCAGCGTGCCGCCGTCGCGCACCAGCGTGCTCGCATACAGGCCGATGGCGTAGTCGGCATCGGCCACCGGTTGCCGCGGCAGTCCGAACAGGCGCGGATACGGGCCCGGCGGGGTCACCACCACGTCGAAGAACGATGGCTCCACCGCCGCGCTGCCACCGATCCACGGCAGCTGCGGATCGATCTCGGCGACCAGCAGCGGCCGCGGCAGGCCGCGCCGGCGCACCGCGTCCAGCGTGTCCTGGGTGATGTCGTTGTTGCAGGAGAACGACAGGCGGGTGCCGTCGGGTTCGCGCGCCACCTTCTGCACGATCAGGTTGGGCGCGCGCTGCGCCACCGCATCGGCCGCATGCGTGTAGTTGAGGCTGGTGTAGTTGCGCTGCGCCTGCGTCGAGCGCAGCAGCGCGCCGGATTGCATGTAGAACTCTTCCACCTGGATATGCGCCGGCAGCGCATCGCGCTGCAAGGCCTGCACATACTTGAGCTGGGGGAAATCGTCGCCGAAATGGCGCTGCACGAACGGGCGCAGGAAGCGGCCTTCCAGTCCGCCGCCGGGCGCCGGCGCGTTCAGCGACAGCGCGGTGTAGAGCTGCATCGGTCGCTGCGGATCGGCGGCGACCCGGTCGTACAGCGCGTTGAGCAGGCGGTGCGGCTTGCCGATGCCCAGCGGCGCGCCGATGCGCAGTGGGCCGGGGATGCGCTGCAGGATCAGCTCGACAGCGGCGTCGAGGTCTTCGAGGGAGTCGGTCATAGCGGCATAGCTTAGGCGAGCGCCGCAATCGCGTGTTTCCGCGGTTGGCGAAAGCGCTTGACAACGGATTCGATTACTCATGTAATCGATAAAAATTACAGGCGTAAACGATATGTCGATCAGTGATGCCGAAGCCGTGGTGATGGAGGTGCTGTGGAACCGGAGCCCGCTCGGTGCCGAGGAGGTGTTCGCGGCGCTGTCGGGGCATGGCGGCTGGGCCGAACCCACGGTCAAGACCTTGCTCAATCGGCTGCTCAACAAGGGCGCGATCCGCGCCGACAAACAGGGCCGCCGCTATCTGTACGCGCCGCTGCTGCAGCGCGAACAGTGGGTGCAGCAACAGAGCGAAGGCCTGCTCGAACGCCTGTTCGGCGGCCGCGTCGCGCCGCTGGTGGCGCACTTCAGCGAACGCGGCAAGCTCAGCGACGCCGATATCGCCGAACTCAAACGACTGATCCAGGAGCTGGACGATGAGCGTTGAAACCTTCGTAGCGGGAATGTGGGCCACGGCGCTGTCCGGCAGTGTGGCGATCGTGTTGGCGTTGGCGCTGCGTGCGCCGTTGCGGCGCGCGTTCGGTGCCGGCGTCGCCTACGCGGTATGGGGTGTGGTGCCGTTGGCCATGCTCGCCGTGCTGCTGCCTGGCGACGTGCGTCCGGCGCTGCCGGCGGCGTTGGCGATGCCGCAGGTCTGGGTCGGGCTGCCGCAGGAATCCGCTGGCGCTGCCGGTGCGATGACGCTGGCGAGCAGCCATGCCGCCCTGTGGATGGCTACCCTCTGGCTGCTGGGCGCGGCGGCGATGGCCGCCGCGTTGTGGCGGCAGCAGCAGCGCTATCGGCATAGCCTAGGCCAGCTGTCGCCCGGCACCGATGGGGTGCTGTACGCGCAACACGCGGTGCATGGTCCGTTGGTGCTCGGCGCCTGGCGCCCGCGTGTGGTACTGCCGATGGATTTCGCGCAGCGCTATCCGCCCGCGCAGGCGCAACTGGTGCTGGCCCACGAGCGCATGCATATCGCCCGCGGCGACACCCGCCACAATCTGTTGCTGGCTGCCTTGCGCTGCGCGTACTGGTTCAACCCCTTGCTGCACTGGGCCGCGTCGCGGTTCCGCTTCGACCAGGAACTGGCCTGCGATGCGGCGGTGCTGGCACGGCATCCAGCTTCGCGCCGCAGCTACGCCGAAGCGATGCTGCAGACCCAGTTGGATGCGACTGCATTGCCGGTGGGTTGCCATTGGCAGGCCGGGCAGACCCTGCGGCAGCGGATCGGCATGCTGCAGCGGCCGGCCGTGCGCGGCTGGCGGCGGCGTGCGGGCATCGCCGTGGTGGCGATGGCGACCTTGTGCGGCGGCGGCGCGGCATGGGCGTTGCAACCGCTGCCGGCATCCGCGTTGGCGGATGCGCAAGCGCCGGATGCGGATGCACTGGCCGGGACTCTGGGCGCAGGGCCAGCCAGCACCGGGACGCGCTTGCCAATGCTGATGGCTTCGGCAGCCGATGCTGCGACCACATCCGCCAAGCGCGCCACCGTGGATGCCAAGCCAATGGCCATGCCGCCACCGGCCTATCCGCGCGACGCACTGCGCGAGGGCGCCTCGGGAAAACTGTCGCTGTTGGTGAGCGTGGATGCGGCCGGCGCCGTCAGCGATGTGCAGTTGCTTGATCGTGGTACGGGCAATGCGGCGCTGGACCAGGCGGCGATTGCCGCCGCCAGGAAGTGGCGCTTCGTTCCGGCGCAGAAGCAGGGACGGACGGTGGCGTCGCGGTTGAAGATACCGGTCACCTTCGAATCCGGGAGGGAGCCTGTGGATGCGCCATCGGGGGTCCCGAATGCATCGAACTATCGCTGGTATCTGGTGGATACGGAGGCGGATGATGCGCCTGAGCAAACCTGCGACGTTGTCTCTGTCGATGGGCAAGGGCCGAACCGGCGCGTGTATTGCGGCATGTCCATCAAGACGGCCAAGTGATGAGCCTGCGCAGGATCTGCCTGGCCAGCCTGTGCCTGTGCCTGGCCGGCTGCGCCAGCCAGCCGCCGCGCGAGCAGACCCAGCGGCTGGACTCCGTGGACCAGCGCCTGCTTGCACCACGCGGCGATGGCGCCCCGGGCGGCGCCATCACCGCCTACACGATGCAGCCGCAGCAGGTGTTCCGCATGCCGCAGCCGCTGGACGCGGCGACGCCGCAACTGCCGGCCGATTCGCCGCGGCGCACGCTGGCGCCGACCACGGTATGCGTGCGCGTGGTCCTGTCCGCGCAAGGCGCGGTGCAGCGCAGCGAGCCCTTGCACGACCGCGAGGAATGCAGCGCCGGTGCCCTGGCGGACACTGCCGATCTGCTGCAGGCGGTGCAGCAGGAGGTCGCGCGTTGGCGCTTCGTGCCCGCGGCGATCTGCACCTATGCCGATCCGGCGCAGCGGCCGGCAGTGGAGGGACGCTGCGACGATGCGGTGTCGGTGGAAGAGGTGCCGGTGACGCTGGCCTACGCGTTCACCTTCGAGGTGCGCGAGGGCAAGGCCAGCGTGCAGGCCGGGCGTGTGGGCGGTCGAAGTGCGCGTTGAGTGTTTGATGCCGCACAGTGAGCGCCGGAAAGTACTTCTCTGACGATTGACGATTGAGGGTTACGGAAGCGATCGGTTAGCTTCTGGCCATCGATTGCGATAGGCGTCGCCGTAGAGTCTGTCGCGACTGAAGTCGCTCCTACAAGGGCGGCATCTCGACGGGATGCCCAATATGGCGGCAGCAGGATCGCTGCCGCGCGCTGTCATCGCGGTTACAGCATTTCCGGCTTGAACAGGCGCCGCCGCGAGACTTCCGCGCCGGACAGCATGAACTTGCCGTCGCCGCGGTAGTGCAGGGTCTTGGGCAGTTTCGGCGACGTGGCGACCTGCGCCTTGACCACCTCCCAGACGAACAGGTTGTGCCTGGCGATCTGGCGGCCATCGTGCAGGCGGCACTCGAAGCTCGCGTAGCACTCGGCAATCGACGGCGCATCGACGTGCGTGCCGGCCACCGCGGTCAGGCCGAAGTGCGCGAACTTGTCGAGCTGCGCGCCGCTGCTGTTGCCGATGCCGATCACGGTGTCGAGCAGGTCCGCGGTCGGCAGATTGATCGTGCATTGCTTGCTGCGCCGGACCAGTTCGAAGCTGTGGTTGGCGCTGGAGATGCAGCAGGCGATCAGCGACGGCGAGAACTCCAGCACCATGTGCCAGCCCATGGTCATGATGTCGCGCTGCCCTTTCCATGCAGAACCGACCAGCACCACCGGGCCGGGTTCCAGGAACCGGCGCACCTGGTCGAGCGGGAAATCATGCTTGCGGTAGCGGCGCATGGCGGCGGCCTCGCTTCGTTGCGATGGCGCACAGTCTTGCCATCGGCGGTGAACGCGGCGTCGGCGCGCTATTCCAGCCGATGGATCGCGTCGGCGATGCGTTCCACTTCCTCGGCCTGATGGCTGACGTAGAGCATCGGCAGCCGCACTTCGTCGCGCACGCGCTGCAGGTACGGGATCAGTTCGCCGCGGCGTTGCGCGTCCAGCGCCGACAGCGGTTCGTCGAACAGCAGGATCGCCGGCTGCGACAGCAATGCGCGGCCGATCGCCACGCGCTGCGCCTCGCCGCCGGACAGGTTGCCGGGGCGCCGCGCCAGCAGCGGCGCGATGCCGAGCAGCTCCACCACCGCATCGAAGCCGAAGCGCTCGGCCTGGCCGCGGCCGTGGCGGCCGTAGCCGAGGTTGCGGCGTACGTCCATGTGCGGGAACAGTCGCGCGTCCTGGAATACGTAGCCGATGCGGCGCCGGTGGGTGGGCACGTCGATGCCGGCGGCGCTGTCGTAGAGCACGCGCTCGTCGATGGCGATGCGTCCGCTGCGCGGCCGCAACACGCCGGCGATGGCGTTGAGCATGCTGGTCTTGCCGGCGCCGGACGGGCCGACCAGCGCGACCACGCGCGCCGTTTCCTCGACCCGCAAGCGGCGCTGGAAGCGGCCGCGCTGCACTTCGATATCGATGCTCAGCATCGGCGCATGCTCGCGTCACGTTGCGAATGCGGCGCGCCGTGGACACGCGTGGCGGGCAGATCGCGCGCGGCGTTGCGGAGCCGGCTCACGCGTCCGCCTCCGGCCCGCGCTGGCGCCGCACCAGCCATTCGGACAGCAGCAGCGCGGCCAGCGAGATCGCCAGGGCCACCGCCGCCAGCCGCCAGATGCCCGCTTCGCCGCCGGGCACCTGCAGCAGGCCGTAGATCGCCGACGACAGGGTCTGGGTTTCCCCGGGAATGTTCGACACGAAGGTGATGGTGGCGCCGAATTCGCCCAGCGCCTTGGCGAAG
Proteins encoded:
- a CDS encoding phosphatidylinositol-specific phospholipase C1-like protein, encoding MRPCSPVSPALETACPTLPPAARLHLIRCALLGLLTIVPLALHAAPRLNELQYIGSHNSYHAGFAPSEAALWKQTNPAVFAKLDYRHPPLTQQFDDGVRQIELDIYADAKGGRYAHPAIAEQIAKAGLPPAPAHAAPGVMEKPGFKVMHVQDLDQRSTCQPLVACLREVRAWSKRHPRHLPIFVLLETEESPLQLAFPTVQPEPFDAKAMDALDAEIRSVFRRGEYLSPDQVRGSAATLNAAILEHGWPSLDEARGKIVFLLDQHSVGRHYLPDHASLRGRVCFTNAIPGEDDAAFTERNDGSAEEIARLVKAGYLVRTRTDADLKEPANNDTTRRDAMLASGAQLLSTDFPDHEAAASGYVVRFDGDAAARCNPQFPNARCDGTDLTH
- a CDS encoding acetyl-CoA hydrolase/transferase C-terminal domain-containing protein, giving the protein MTDSLEDLDAAVELILQRIPGPLRIGAPLGIGKPHRLLNALYDRVAADPQRPMQLYTALSLNAPAPGGGLEGRFLRPFVQRHFGDDFPQLKYVQALQRDALPAHIQVEEFYMQSGALLRSTQAQRNYTSLNYTHAADAVAQRAPNLIVQKVAREPDGTRLSFSCNNDITQDTLDAVRRRGLPRPLLVAEIDPQLPWIGGSAAVEPSFFDVVVTPPGPYPRLFGLPRQPVADADYAIGLYASTLVRDGGTLQIGIGTLADALCHALVLRHTDNARYRQVLAALDPELQTHPAVQECGGLAPFSIGLFGCSEMLNEGFRQLVQCGVIQRKVLDDAELMQRVADGSADAGDQARLQRDGEYLQGAFYLGSPEFYAWLREMAPQARAGIGMHRISAINQLYGDERLRRLQRREARFFNSCMMATVLGAAVSDALDDGRVVSGVGGQYNFVAMAHALDDARSVLMFRAVRGEAPALHSNVRWNYGHTTIPRHLRDIYLNEYGIADLRGMTDEDCVVGMIGIADAAFQPALLAEAKQAGKLCADVIARPHWQRNRAERVRAALAPFRADGTLPDYPLGSDFTEVEQRLLRALAWLKRNTAGTGTKLATIVRALLSRTPGDPASLQRMALDAPRSIGERVEARLLAYALRQTRAP
- a CDS encoding BlaI/MecI/CopY family transcriptional regulator gives rise to the protein MSISDAEAVVMEVLWNRSPLGAEEVFAALSGHGGWAEPTVKTLLNRLLNKGAIRADKQGRRYLYAPLLQREQWVQQQSEGLLERLFGGRVAPLVAHFSERGKLSDADIAELKRLIQELDDER
- a CDS encoding TonB family protein — encoded protein: MWATALSGSVAIVLALALRAPLRRAFGAGVAYAVWGVVPLAMLAVLLPGDVRPALPAALAMPQVWVGLPQESAGAAGAMTLASSHAALWMATLWLLGAAAMAAALWRQQQRYRHSLGQLSPGTDGVLYAQHAVHGPLVLGAWRPRVVLPMDFAQRYPPAQAQLVLAHERMHIARGDTRHNLLLAALRCAYWFNPLLHWAASRFRFDQELACDAAVLARHPASRRSYAEAMLQTQLDATALPVGCHWQAGQTLRQRIGMLQRPAVRGWRRRAGIAVVAMATLCGGGAAWALQPLPASALADAQAPDADALAGTLGAGPASTGTRLPMLMASAADAATTSAKRATVDAKPMAMPPPAYPRDALREGASGKLSLLVSVDAAGAVSDVQLLDRGTGNAALDQAAIAAARKWRFVPAQKQGRTVASRLKIPVTFESGREPVDAPSGVPNASNYRWYLVDTEADDAPEQTCDVVSVDGQGPNRRVYCGMSIKTAK
- a CDS encoding flavin reductase family protein, whose product is MRRYRKHDFPLDQVRRFLEPGPVVLVGSAWKGQRDIMTMGWHMVLEFSPSLIACCISSANHSFELVRRSKQCTINLPTADLLDTVIGIGNSSGAQLDKFAHFGLTAVAGTHVDAPSIAECYASFECRLHDGRQIARHNLFVWEVVKAQVATSPKLPKTLHYRGDGKFMLSGAEVSRRRLFKPEML
- a CDS encoding ATP-binding cassette domain-containing protein, with the protein product MLSIDIEVQRGRFQRRLRVEETARVVALVGPSGAGKTSMLNAIAGVLRPRSGRIAIDERVLYDSAAGIDVPTHRRRIGYVFQDARLFPHMDVRRNLGYGRHGRGQAERFGFDAVVELLGIAPLLARRPGNLSGGEAQRVAIGRALLSQPAILLFDEPLSALDAQRRGELIPYLQRVRDEVRLPMLYVSHQAEEVERIADAIHRLE